A stretch of the Candidatus Parvarchaeota archaeon genome encodes the following:
- a CDS encoding adenosine kinase, whose product YFASCGESFLVQHNLSKSASNYLARQQLDLLCSDPGIKISATLPGDNARNVCEGMAYLGAKCAFAGAVGFDREAEIFCKSLEKSGIASFVRKLPGSTGLALSLVTPDKARTFAINLGSTEQFEEINESEISNSKFLFLTSISLLSSGKLGQACGRCIEAAKKHGVKVAMSLESYPMIEKNADTIAAWLEAGLVDVLFGNEEEFGALGIEDFSHMSKISYKLAPLIVLKRGESGATVFSSTGKSLDSKTISIPIAPPYVKDVVDTTGAGDYFAAGFLRGMCKGKKLSQCGKMGAELAGKTISRFGATLGKADAVA is encoded by the coding sequence CTATTTTGCAAGCTGCGGGGAATCGTTTCTTGTGCAACACAACCTTTCAAAAAGCGCCTCCAACTATCTTGCCAGGCAGCAGCTGGACTTGCTTTGCTCTGACCCGGGAATCAAAATCAGCGCAACACTTCCAGGCGACAATGCAAGGAATGTGTGCGAGGGCATGGCATACCTTGGCGCAAAGTGCGCCTTTGCAGGGGCAGTTGGGTTTGACAGGGAGGCCGAAATATTTTGCAAAAGCCTTGAAAAATCCGGAATCGCGAGTTTTGTCCGAAAGCTTCCTGGAAGCACGGGCCTTGCGCTCTCGCTTGTCACACCAGACAAGGCGCGCACCTTTGCAATCAACCTTGGCTCAACCGAGCAATTTGAAGAAATAAACGAATCCGAGATATCTAACTCAAAATTCCTGTTTCTCACATCAATATCTCTTCTGTCATCTGGAAAGCTAGGCCAGGCGTGCGGCAGGTGCATTGAGGCTGCAAAAAAGCACGGTGTCAAGGTTGCAATGTCGCTTGAAAGCTATCCCATGATAGAAAAAAATGCCGATACCATTGCAGCATGGCTTGAGGCCGGGCTGGTTGATGTGCTTTTTGGCAACGAGGAGGAATTTGGCGCACTTGGCATAGAGGATTTCAGCCACATGTCAAAAATATCCTACAAACTTGCACCTCTAATCGTTCTCAAGCGCGGTGAGAGTGGCGCGACTGTCTTTTCAAGCACAGGCAAGTCCCTTGACTCAAAAACAATATCAATTCCAATCGCCCCCCCATATGTAAAAGATGTTGTTGATACCACAGGAGCAGGCGACTATTTTGCGGCAGGCTTCTTGAGGGGCATGTGCAAGGGCAAAAAGCTTTCGCAGTGCGGCAAAATGGGGGCAGAGCTTGCAGGAAAAACCATCTCCCGTTTTGGGGCAACTTTGGGCAAGGCAGACGCTGTTGCCTGA